The following coding sequences lie in one Deltaproteobacteria bacterium genomic window:
- a CDS encoding CDGSH iron-sulfur domain-containing protein, with the protein MDEPVIHIQHRETLAHLLGEAAEIEHGLMCCYLYAAFSIGAPARGRVSESHAAVLSRWREQIVDVAREEMVHLVNVSNVASAVGVAPHLLRPNFPVSPGYHPAGVVVSLAPFSRATLDHFVFLERPEGVALPDGEGFASPRQYRRGMTPGRLTPSAEDYATVGHLYRGIRAGLDQLAEQMGEAVLFCGNPALQLGAPPVTLPGTSSVRDLDSAHAAIDVIVAQGEGADDAGHESHYCRFVRMRDELAAMQAEDPSFDPAARVARNPVMRRPPLPDGLVWIDAEPAASVLDVGNAMYMLMLRALEVLLSPVGATPGLRGPLYSLAVASMSALTPIGELLTSLPASANHPGTFAGLSFATSRTLAVQPDPRGAVQSLVELSRSIARGLDQHVLPLAADARPVAERIGTIGDRLATLATTLTSSHAPAPVVVAPASPAPTQPVDPVVDVDRARGKHLEIRFDTKRCIHSRHCVLGAPRVFLANVQGPWLHPDEASVEALVGIAHTCPSGAITYERLDGGPPEPVPEVNVMRLRENGPYALHADVRLAGRGSLRRATLCRCGASQNKPFCDGSHNGAAFHATGEPATIDTAPLAQRGGALEVTPLPDGPLEIAGPVEICAGTGRTIARVESARLCRCGGSANKPFCDGTHARIGFRAGG; encoded by the coding sequence ATGGACGAGCCCGTCATCCACATCCAGCACCGCGAGACGCTCGCTCACCTGCTCGGCGAAGCCGCCGAGATCGAGCACGGCTTGATGTGTTGCTACCTGTACGCCGCGTTCAGCATCGGCGCACCGGCGCGTGGGCGCGTGTCCGAGTCCCACGCTGCGGTGCTGTCGCGTTGGCGTGAGCAGATCGTCGACGTCGCGCGGGAGGAGATGGTCCATCTCGTCAACGTGTCCAACGTCGCGAGCGCGGTCGGGGTCGCGCCCCACCTGCTGCGCCCCAACTTTCCGGTGTCGCCCGGCTACCACCCCGCGGGCGTGGTGGTGTCGCTGGCTCCGTTCTCACGCGCGACCCTCGATCACTTCGTGTTCCTCGAGCGACCCGAGGGTGTGGCGTTGCCCGACGGCGAGGGCTTCGCGTCGCCACGGCAGTACCGACGCGGCATGACGCCGGGGCGACTGACACCGAGCGCGGAGGACTACGCGACCGTCGGTCACCTCTATCGCGGGATCCGGGCGGGGCTCGATCAGCTCGCCGAGCAGATGGGCGAGGCGGTGCTGTTCTGCGGCAACCCAGCGCTGCAGCTCGGCGCGCCACCGGTGACCCTCCCCGGCACCTCTTCGGTGCGCGACCTCGATAGCGCCCATGCGGCCATCGACGTGATCGTCGCGCAGGGCGAAGGCGCCGATGATGCCGGCCACGAGTCGCACTACTGTCGCTTCGTCCGCATGCGCGACGAGCTGGCGGCGATGCAAGCCGAGGATCCGAGCTTCGATCCCGCCGCTCGCGTCGCGCGCAATCCCGTCATGCGTCGCCCACCGCTGCCCGATGGCCTGGTGTGGATCGACGCCGAGCCGGCGGCCTCGGTGCTCGATGTCGGCAACGCGATGTACATGCTCATGCTGCGTGCGCTCGAGGTGCTCTTGTCACCCGTGGGGGCCACGCCGGGCCTGCGTGGGCCGCTGTACAGCCTCGCGGTGGCGTCGATGTCGGCGCTGACCCCGATCGGTGAGCTGCTGACGTCGCTGCCCGCATCCGCGAACCACCCGGGCACCTTCGCGGGCCTGAGCTTCGCGACGTCGCGCACGCTCGCGGTGCAGCCCGATCCCCGCGGTGCGGTGCAGTCGTTGGTCGAGCTGTCGCGTTCGATCGCCCGCGGGCTCGACCAGCACGTGCTGCCGCTGGCCGCCGATGCACGACCGGTCGCCGAGCGCATCGGTACGATCGGCGATCGTCTCGCCACGCTCGCGACCACGCTGACCTCGAGCCACGCGCCCGCACCGGTCGTGGTCGCCCCGGCCTCGCCCGCACCGACGCAGCCGGTCGATCCCGTGGTCGACGTCGACCGAGCGCGCGGCAAGCACCTCGAGATCCGCTTCGACACCAAGCGCTGCATCCACTCGCGGCACTGCGTGCTCGGGGCGCCGCGGGTCTTCCTCGCCAACGTGCAGGGCCCGTGGCTGCACCCGGACGAGGCTTCGGTCGAGGCGCTGGTCGGCATCGCCCACACGTGTCCGTCGGGCGCGATCACCTACGAGCGCCTGGACGGAGGTCCGCCGGAGCCGGTGCCCGAGGTCAACGTCATGCGCCTGCGCGAGAACGGGCCGTATGCCCTGCACGCCGACGTGCGGCTGGCCGGTCGCGGCAGCTTGCGACGCGCGACGCTGTGCCGCTGCGGCGCGTCGCAGAACAAGCCCTTCTGCGACGGTTCGCACAATGGCGCGGCGTTCCACGCGACTGGCGAGCCCGCGACGATCGACACGGCACCGCTGGCCCAGCGTGGCGGCGCACTCGAGGTCACGCCGTTGCCCGATGGCCCGCTCGAGATCGCCGGCCCCGTGGAGATCTGTGCCGGCACCGGCCGCACCATCGCGCGCGTCGAGTCGGCCCGGCTGTGCCGCTGCGGTGGCTCGGCCAACAAGCCCTTCTGCGATGGCACGCATGCGCGCATTGGCTTCCGCGCCGGCGGTTGA
- a CDS encoding TetR/AcrR family transcriptional regulator — translation MASSPSEGVQEPVTARGQRTRQRILDAAETVFGERGYEAASIVDITRAAGVAQGTFYLYFNSKKAVFAELVGELGATLRRTLAAAIEGHGERLEVERAGFVAFLRFVQEHKNLYRIIRQAEFVDEALYRDYYQRLAQGYRDGLAKAMKQGEIRKLDPEAVAFALMGIFDFLGMRWVLWENRLPPKKTIDDVFTLIRDGLGLGGGADGDAT, via the coding sequence ATGGCGAGTTCCCCCAGCGAAGGCGTGCAAGAGCCGGTGACGGCGCGCGGTCAACGGACGCGTCAGCGCATCCTCGACGCCGCCGAGACCGTCTTCGGCGAGCGCGGCTACGAGGCCGCGTCGATCGTCGACATCACCCGCGCCGCAGGTGTCGCGCAAGGCACGTTCTATCTCTACTTCAACAGCAAGAAGGCGGTCTTCGCCGAGCTGGTCGGTGAGCTCGGCGCGACCCTGCGCCGAACACTGGCGGCCGCCATCGAGGGCCACGGCGAGCGGCTCGAGGTCGAGCGCGCCGGCTTCGTGGCGTTCCTGCGGTTCGTGCAGGAGCACAAGAACCTCTACCGCATCATTCGTCAGGCAGAATTCGTCGACGAAGCGCTGTATCGCGACTACTACCAACGTCTGGCCCAGGGCTACCGCGACGGCCTCGCGAAGGCCATGAAGCAAGGCGAGATCCGCAAGCTCGATCCGGAGGCGGTGGCCTTCGCGCTGATGGGCATCTTCGACTTCCTCGGCATGCGCTGGGTGTTGTGGGAGAATCGCCTGCCGCCGAAGAAGACCATCGACGACGTGTTCACGCTGATTCGCGATGGACTCGGGCTCGGCGGCGGCGCAGACGGAGACGCGACATGA
- a CDS encoding polysaccharide biosynthesis tyrosine autokinase, translating to MNPPLQPSPSRVIEEEAPHTDAIAQVLRVLSILRRRWLVVAVTVVLAVAAAALAVTMLRPRWRASTSVVLHMSGPQVLDKVKGIAEDADARVVGYKEYYQTQRTIIHSRAVAKLALAKLGLASDPTFLGIDGIESEAERVAVAATIDPIERLRDLVSVEEVRNSRVLEISAEYPDPEVARDIADRVAEAYLEYVQSSRTDLGSVAKDDIAAERTRAESSMNEAEHALQDFKDKHGIAAATLSDRQDVINQDVMIWSSRAKEAEAERITHERMLEQAKRLHEAGNLAGATLLPESRRALFETMRQQELEAEAEFATADEVYGPKHVEHAKAKRRLELAQRKIEREAKSLIESLEAEVAAAAATEHDLERKLGGENSRALKLGGLEREYRELERAAKKAEEDYLLIARRDTEIAVSNRVEDEGIEVLDWAVAPNVPVFPRKGLMFALAVVAGLSMGSLLAVAVDFRDHRIRGLLDLERALASFGVPVLGQLPLLPPDTRLGVANARAQRRQRDLYAHLYPQSLMAERCRGIRTSLAFSQGPDALRTIMVTSPSSSEGKSSTAMNLALSFCQASKRVVLIDADMRRPRIHQVFASPREKEGTGLSAYLTGVSTIDEVILDAPDDAPAQLKIVPCGGLPANPAELLDTPVFRRALAELRDRFDVVIVDTPPVLPVTDPLIISREVDGVVVVTRCESTTRGELQRTLAQLAKSDTNILGVVLNEVDARQERYAYNSAYYTYRANEAENEPA from the coding sequence GTGAACCCTCCCCTGCAACCCTCACCGTCACGCGTCATCGAAGAGGAAGCGCCGCACACCGATGCGATCGCGCAGGTGCTCCGCGTGCTCTCGATCCTGCGTCGGCGATGGCTCGTCGTCGCGGTGACGGTGGTGCTCGCCGTCGCGGCCGCGGCGCTCGCGGTCACGATGCTGCGACCGCGCTGGCGCGCGAGCACCTCGGTGGTGCTGCACATGTCGGGTCCGCAGGTCCTCGACAAGGTGAAGGGCATCGCCGAGGACGCCGACGCGCGCGTGGTCGGCTACAAAGAGTACTACCAGACCCAGCGGACCATCATCCACAGCCGCGCGGTCGCGAAGCTGGCGCTCGCGAAGCTGGGCCTGGCCTCGGATCCGACGTTCCTCGGCATCGACGGCATCGAGTCCGAGGCCGAGCGGGTGGCGGTCGCTGCGACCATCGACCCCATCGAGCGCCTGCGGGACCTCGTGTCGGTCGAAGAGGTCCGCAACTCGCGGGTGCTCGAGATCTCGGCCGAATACCCCGACCCCGAGGTCGCGCGCGACATCGCCGACCGCGTCGCCGAGGCCTACCTCGAGTACGTGCAGTCGAGCCGTACCGATCTGGGCAGCGTCGCCAAGGACGACATCGCAGCCGAGCGCACGCGCGCCGAGAGCTCGATGAACGAGGCCGAGCACGCCCTGCAGGATTTCAAGGACAAGCACGGCATCGCGGCCGCCACGCTGTCCGACCGTCAGGATGTCATCAACCAGGACGTGATGATCTGGTCGTCGCGTGCGAAGGAGGCCGAGGCCGAGCGGATCACCCACGAGCGCATGCTCGAGCAGGCCAAGCGCCTGCACGAGGCTGGCAACCTCGCGGGCGCCACGCTGCTGCCGGAGAGCCGCCGCGCGTTGTTCGAGACCATGCGCCAGCAGGAGCTGGAGGCCGAGGCCGAGTTCGCCACCGCCGACGAGGTCTACGGCCCCAAGCACGTCGAGCACGCCAAGGCCAAGCGGAGGCTAGAGCTCGCGCAGCGCAAGATCGAGCGTGAGGCCAAGAGCCTGATCGAGTCACTCGAGGCCGAGGTCGCTGCTGCGGCCGCGACCGAGCACGACCTCGAGCGCAAGCTCGGCGGTGAGAACTCCCGCGCACTCAAGCTCGGTGGGCTCGAGCGCGAGTACCGTGAGCTCGAACGCGCGGCCAAGAAGGCCGAGGAGGACTACCTGCTGATCGCGCGTCGCGACACCGAGATCGCGGTCAGCAACCGCGTCGAGGACGAGGGCATCGAGGTGCTCGACTGGGCGGTGGCACCCAACGTGCCGGTGTTCCCGCGCAAGGGCCTGATGTTCGCGCTCGCGGTGGTCGCAGGGCTGTCGATGGGCTCGTTGCTGGCGGTGGCGGTCGACTTCCGCGACCATCGCATCCGTGGCCTGCTCGACCTCGAGCGCGCACTCGCGAGCTTCGGGGTGCCGGTGCTCGGCCAGCTGCCGCTGCTCCCGCCCGACACGCGCCTGGGCGTCGCGAACGCCCGCGCGCAGCGGCGGCAACGCGATCTCTACGCGCACCTCTATCCCCAGTCGCTGATGGCCGAGCGCTGCCGCGGCATCCGTACCTCGCTGGCGTTCTCGCAGGGCCCCGACGCGCTGCGCACCATCATGGTGACCTCGCCGAGCTCCTCGGAGGGCAAGAGCTCGACCGCGATGAACCTCGCGCTGTCGTTCTGCCAGGCCAGCAAGCGCGTGGTGCTGATCGACGCCGACATGCGACGCCCGCGAATCCACCAGGTCTTCGCGTCGCCGCGTGAAAAGGAGGGCACCGGGTTGTCGGCGTACCTCACCGGCGTCTCGACGATCGACGAGGTGATCCTCGACGCACCCGACGACGCACCCGCGCAGCTCAAGATCGTGCCGTGCGGCGGCCTGCCGGCGAACCCTGCCGAGCTGCTCGACACGCCGGTATTCCGCCGCGCGCTCGCCGAGCTGCGCGACCGCTTCGACGTCGTGATCGTCGACACCCCGCCGGTGCTCCCCGTCACCGACCCGCTCATCATCTCGCGCGAGGTCGATGGCGTGGTCGTGGTGACGCGTTGCGAGTCGACCACCCGCGGCGAGCTGCAGCGCACGCTCGCGCAGCTGGCCAAGAGCGACACCAACATCCTCGGTGTCGTGCTCAACGAGGTCGACGCGCGACAGGAGCGTTACGCGTACAACTCCGCGTACTACACGTACCGCGCCAACGAAGCCGAGAACGAGCCGGCGTAG
- a CDS encoding PHB depolymerase family esterase translates to MSISSVAHAAWETKQIAGMSVEVYTPAGVSPIGSGRALMIALHGCAQTGSQLQQYGNFESAAEDFGMVVALPTVPGGGVIAGCWNYYGATHTRTSGHNKPIIELAESLRDDAGYGVDPAQIYLVGFSSGGGQALIVGCLAPEIFAGVGVSAGPSLGTSVSQIAQVGTNVGQTVTLCQQYAGANAASFDTQLAITFTDSNDFTVAQGYAQINAEMYATIYGGGTLLGSAPFDVASLPGTNPAGSALAYDDAEGERVASISSMGVGHNWPSGSGTAGPPTSYVAGTGLNLSYFAAETFTANARRADGEWNPGGEDSGSDGGSGADSGSEGGEAGGGSGGEAGGGSNDDAAGTEGGSTGGNGGGEGGSGISTVTAGADDGYVQPSGCQCNSIGDTRDAAVPWFTAACVALRRRRRRAV, encoded by the coding sequence ATGTCGATTTCGTCCGTCGCCCACGCCGCGTGGGAGACCAAGCAGATCGCGGGGATGAGCGTCGAGGTCTACACGCCAGCGGGCGTGAGCCCGATCGGCAGCGGCCGTGCGCTGATGATCGCGCTGCACGGCTGCGCACAGACCGGCAGCCAGCTGCAGCAGTACGGCAACTTCGAGTCGGCCGCCGAGGACTTCGGCATGGTCGTCGCGCTGCCGACCGTGCCGGGCGGCGGCGTGATCGCCGGCTGCTGGAACTACTACGGTGCCACGCACACGCGCACGAGCGGGCACAACAAGCCCATCATCGAGCTCGCCGAGAGCCTGCGGGATGACGCCGGCTACGGTGTCGATCCGGCGCAGATCTACTTGGTCGGCTTCTCCTCCGGCGGCGGCCAGGCGCTCATCGTGGGCTGCCTCGCACCCGAGATCTTCGCCGGCGTCGGCGTCTCGGCGGGGCCATCGCTCGGCACCAGCGTCAGTCAGATCGCGCAGGTCGGCACCAACGTGGGGCAGACCGTCACGCTGTGCCAGCAGTACGCCGGCGCGAATGCGGCGTCGTTCGACACCCAGCTGGCCATCACGTTCACCGACAGCAACGACTTCACGGTCGCGCAGGGCTACGCGCAGATCAACGCCGAGATGTACGCGACCATCTACGGCGGCGGGACATTGCTCGGGAGCGCACCCTTCGATGTCGCTTCGCTGCCCGGCACCAATCCCGCGGGCTCGGCGTTGGCCTACGACGACGCCGAGGGCGAGCGCGTGGCGTCGATCAGCTCGATGGGCGTCGGTCACAACTGGCCCTCGGGTTCGGGCACCGCAGGGCCGCCGACCTCGTACGTCGCGGGCACCGGGCTCAACCTCTCGTACTTCGCCGCCGAGACCTTCACCGCAAATGCGCGACGCGCCGACGGCGAATGGAACCCGGGCGGTGAGGACTCGGGCAGCGACGGTGGTAGCGGTGCAGACTCCGGCAGCGAAGGCGGTGAGGCCGGTGGTGGCAGCGGTGGCGAGGCCGGTGGCGGATCGAACGACGACGCTGCGGGCACCGAGGGCGGCAGCACCGGGGGCAACGGCGGTGGCGAGGGCGGCAGTGGCATCAGCACGGTGACTGCCGGTGCCGACGACGGCTACGTGCAGCCGAGCGGATGTCAGTGCAACAGCATCGGCGACACGCGGGACGCCGCGGTGCCGTGGTTCACGGCTGCGTGCGTCGCGTTGCGGCGGCGTCGTCGTCGCGCGGTCTGA
- a CDS encoding WD40 repeat domain-containing protein → MPRRPPWLAFALLACRPSEDTKPTSPPSRDAPDRGEVEALWLGARVPTHPDGIVAIAVQDDAVIAATEAPLVIEGRTIGAVDPGVRVWRADGRLLAQFGDTHVVAIAPVPNDRVATADVNGRVRVATLDGGNPIELGGGARVVALGWIAARERLAVVRGDGQIALVELAPNAAPQVVGALGREITSAAIGATRVVIGGKDGSVVALDLDTPAAALRHHATAGRAITAIAIAADGRGFAAGDMEGEIFVGRIGEATRSIAGSNGWPVRALAMMPSGDVVVSTSTQGWYLQVHDPSGHVAMLPADDGPYDAMVVDGTRLVTGSAGGVVSAFDVAGKRELLAGARNVSAPRAMGFDAAATSLVTYARPQPLRWSLADASGQQLAAPEVLPIAIAPGGAQGLVADTERSAWAWNEVGTDRLGPWHAFVGTEIDVAFAGDVLGIAVHEGGQRDAATNFALYRGEVIVASWRADDHVGLRGFAAAPDGSRWVSLDGDDRPHVWSATGEHVCAVKEPRLNAEIVFGRDASELVLVSQSDGLELLDASRCTTRTKLWEGDGDAPQGTTDAIWALAAAPGQALIASGHTSGTVRLWSLVDGRERRSRHEQTKLIEDLEFDRSGQMLASAAQDGSLVVYRW, encoded by the coding sequence ATGCCACGCCGCCCTCCATGGCTCGCGTTCGCGCTGCTCGCCTGCCGCCCGAGCGAGGACACGAAGCCGACCTCGCCGCCCTCCCGCGACGCACCGGATCGCGGCGAGGTCGAGGCGTTGTGGCTCGGCGCACGCGTGCCCACGCACCCCGACGGCATCGTTGCGATCGCCGTGCAGGACGACGCCGTGATCGCAGCGACCGAGGCCCCGCTGGTGATCGAGGGGCGCACGATCGGCGCGGTCGATCCCGGCGTGCGCGTGTGGCGTGCCGACGGCCGCCTGCTTGCGCAGTTCGGCGACACCCACGTGGTCGCGATCGCCCCGGTGCCGAACGATCGCGTGGCGACGGCGGACGTGAACGGCCGCGTGCGCGTGGCGACGCTCGACGGCGGCAACCCGATCGAGCTCGGCGGTGGCGCGCGCGTCGTGGCGCTGGGCTGGATCGCAGCGCGCGAGCGACTGGCGGTCGTGCGTGGCGACGGACAGATCGCCCTGGTCGAGCTGGCCCCGAACGCGGCACCGCAGGTCGTCGGTGCGCTCGGGCGCGAGATCACGTCGGCGGCGATCGGTGCCACGCGGGTGGTGATCGGTGGCAAGGACGGCAGCGTGGTCGCGCTCGACCTCGACACCCCGGCTGCCGCGCTGCGCCACCACGCGACGGCGGGGCGCGCCATCACGGCGATCGCGATCGCGGCCGACGGGCGCGGCTTCGCGGCCGGCGACATGGAAGGCGAGATCTTCGTCGGGCGCATCGGTGAGGCCACGCGATCGATCGCCGGCAGCAACGGCTGGCCGGTGCGCGCGCTCGCGATGATGCCGAGCGGCGACGTGGTGGTGTCGACCTCGACCCAGGGCTGGTACCTGCAGGTCCACGATCCCAGCGGCCACGTCGCGATGCTCCCCGCCGACGACGGCCCCTACGACGCGATGGTCGTCGACGGCACCCGGCTCGTCACCGGCAGTGCCGGCGGTGTCGTGTCGGCGTTCGACGTCGCTGGCAAGCGCGAGCTGCTCGCGGGCGCCCGCAATGTGTCCGCGCCGCGTGCGATGGGCTTCGATGCCGCGGCCACGTCGCTGGTCACCTACGCGCGCCCCCAGCCGCTGCGCTGGTCGCTCGCGGACGCCTCGGGCCAGCAGCTCGCCGCGCCGGAGGTGCTTCCGATCGCGATCGCGCCTGGTGGTGCGCAGGGCCTCGTGGCCGACACCGAGCGCAGCGCATGGGCGTGGAACGAGGTCGGCACCGACCGCCTTGGCCCATGGCACGCCTTCGTCGGCACCGAAATCGACGTCGCGTTCGCGGGCGACGTGCTCGGCATCGCTGTGCACGAGGGCGGCCAGCGCGATGCGGCGACCAACTTCGCATTGTACCGCGGGGAGGTCATCGTCGCGAGCTGGCGCGCAGACGATCACGTCGGCCTGCGTGGCTTCGCCGCGGCACCCGACGGTAGCCGCTGGGTCTCGCTCGACGGCGACGATCGCCCGCATGTATGGAGCGCCACCGGTGAGCACGTGTGCGCCGTGAAGGAACCGCGGCTCAACGCCGAGATCGTGTTCGGGCGCGACGCGAGCGAGCTCGTGCTGGTCTCGCAGAGCGATGGCCTCGAGCTGCTCGACGCGAGCCGCTGCACCACGCGCACGAAGCTCTGGGAAGGCGACGGCGATGCGCCCCAGGGCACCACCGACGCGATCTGGGCGCTCGCGGCCGCACCCGGCCAGGCCCTGATCGCCAGCGGTCACACCAGCGGCACGGTGCGGCTGTGGTCGCTCGTCGACGGTCGCGAGCGCCGGTCACGGCACGAGCAGACCAAGCTGATCGAAGATCTCGAGTTCGATCGCAGCGGTCAAATGCTCGCGAGCGCCGCGCAGGACGGCAGCCTCGTGGTGTACCGCTGGTGA
- a CDS encoding polysaccharide lyase family 7 protein, translating into MDRRTSLCVMFSLACANSPATDEDSGTTAGSSSGQVGDDGTTATTGASSTTATATTAADTTAADATTAADSGSGEDDGGSSTGAPAIAPADLLDLAAWKLTLPIARDEPDQPLEILQPELGTYAIEPWFHLDDAATAVVFRANAGGVTTNNSGYPRAELREMANDGLDPASWSTSDGVHSMTITQAITHLPDAKPHVVAGQIHDASDDVVMIRLEGSHLFVEGGGDELGDLATDYVLGTTFTVMLRASEGAIDIYYEDLSTPVVSIERDVDGCYFKAGVYTQSNPEHGDEPDAYGEVVISELVVTHA; encoded by the coding sequence ATGGATCGCCGGACCTCGCTGTGCGTGATGTTCTCGCTCGCGTGCGCCAACTCGCCGGCGACCGACGAGGACTCGGGCACCACCGCGGGCAGCAGCTCGGGCCAGGTCGGCGACGATGGCACCACCGCGACCACGGGCGCCTCATCGACCACCGCTACAGCCACCACCGCCGCGGACACCACCGCCGCCGATGCCACCACCGCCGCGGACTCCGGTAGCGGTGAGGACGACGGCGGCAGCAGCACCGGCGCGCCCGCGATCGCGCCCGCCGACCTGTTGGATCTCGCGGCGTGGAAGCTGACGCTGCCGATCGCCCGCGACGAGCCCGATCAACCGCTCGAGATCCTCCAACCAGAGCTTGGCACCTACGCGATCGAGCCGTGGTTCCACCTCGACGACGCCGCCACGGCGGTGGTCTTTCGCGCCAACGCCGGCGGCGTGACCACCAACAACTCCGGCTATCCCCGTGCCGAGCTGCGCGAGATGGCCAATGACGGCCTCGATCCCGCCAGCTGGTCGACCAGCGATGGCGTCCACTCGATGACGATCACACAGGCGATCACCCACCTGCCGGACGCCAAGCCCCACGTGGTGGCGGGGCAGATCCACGACGCCTCCGACGATGTCGTGATGATCCGGCTCGAAGGGAGCCATCTCTTCGTCGAGGGCGGCGGCGACGAGCTCGGCGACCTCGCGACCGACTACGTACTCGGCACCACCTTCACGGTGATGCTGCGGGCTTCCGAGGGCGCGATCGACATCTACTACGAAGACCTCTCGACGCCGGTGGTGTCCATCGAGCGCGACGTCGATGGCTGCTACTTCAAGGCCGGCGTGTACACCCAGTCGAACCCCGAGCACGGTGACGAGCCCGACGCCTACGGCGAGGTCGTGATCTCGGAGCTCGTCGTCACCCACGCATAG